Part of the Xenopus tropicalis strain Nigerian chromosome 3, UCB_Xtro_10.0, whole genome shotgun sequence genome, TGGTAAGGGCCAAGTCCAAGTCACAACCAAACCTAAAGGAGTTCAAGACCAAGAATGGTAAGGGCCAAGTCACAACCAAACCTGAAGAAGTTCAAGACCAAGAATGGTAAGGGCCAAGTCCAAGTCACAACCAAACCTAAAGGAGTTCAAGACCAAGAATGGTAAGGGCCAAGTCACAACCAAACCTGTAGGAGTTCAAGACCAAGAATGGTAAGGATCAAGTCTAAGTCACAACCAAACCTGAAGGAGTTCAAGACCAAGAATGGTAAGGGTCAAGGCCATGTCACAACCAAACCTGAAAGAGTTCAAGACCAAGAATGGTATTTAACTGCAGAACTGTAGAGGATAATGACCAGGACTGGCAAGGGGCAAATCCAAGTCATGACCAGGACTGGTTGGTGGTGTAAAGTCAATGGCTGGAGTGAGTCAAGTTGAGGTCAGTCCAGAAAAGGGTCAAGTCCTATTCATGATCATAAGTGGTCAAGTCTGAGCCAAGATCAACACAGGTGCTGCTCAAGTCCAAGTTACATCCAAAGCTAGCAGGTGTTAAAGTGTTccttcaccttaaaattaacgtTTAATACAACATAGATGGTATTCGGAGACAATATGCAAATGGTTTTAGcggttttctggttgctagggtcttgtttaccttagcaaccaggcagtcattttaatgagagactggaacatgaataaaagaaagaatagaatagaaagataaggaataagaaTTAATAATTGTAAGCtcaaaagcaatagttttttggctgctgggggtcactgaccctcccCCCCCGCAGACTAACTGAATATGAAAATACAATATGAAGAATGATACAAGTTTAAGCCATATGGTAAACTAAGACACCTGCCCTTGACCCCGCCCTTTTACAGAGACGGTTCTCTGGTTCTAGATCGGCCCGTACTTACCTGGCACACATCTTCACTTTGGCCTGGCCAGTAAACACGCGCACAAACACCCGAATGTAAAAGTCGACGGAGATGCAGAGCAGCGGCACTATGTAACGTTGGTAGCAGTTAGCGCGCAGGTCCAGGCTGTGTAGGAGGATGCGGAGAGCCTGTGGggcacagagaatggcacacgTGCGGTTGGTACAGTGGAACAGTCACatgaccagcccccccccccccccgtacacaGCCGGGGCATCACTTATACACAATCCAACACTCGCATTACCCGCTTACCATTTCATGGCAGAACTTTGATTTAATGGACATGGCGCCGTATTTGCTGTAACACGTTTCGCCGTTGTTTCCCGCCAAAACCGCCATGTCCGTGCACGTGATGCACAGCAGCCCTACAGAGCGGAGAAATAAGCCAATGTGACTGGGGTTTAGCAATAAACACTCTGGTATTGTGCCCGCGGGGTATGGGGCTCACCTCCCTCGCTCACGCTCTGCACCGCAGCGTCCAGGAACATGGAGGGGCTCCCATAGGGATCCAGATCTATGACATCAAAGCGATCCTTTGCGCCCGTCCTGTTGTACATCACCATCCTATAGACATGTACAAAGTGTCCATATTAAAGccaaactacacccccagaataaatacttggccaacagattaaagaatctccccaaactggaatatatatatcagtaaatattgtccttttacatcctttcccttgatccaccattttgtgatgggctgtgtgctccctcagagatcagctgacaggaagtgatgcagctctaagtgtaacaggaagtagtgtggaagcaaaaggcagaactctgcccattcattggctgatggggcctagcatgtatgtgtgccttggcttgtttgtgtgcactgtgactcctatgatcctaTGCATCTCTTTAATGTCCTTCCGGCCAAGGGCTGCCTGTAGTTGGCGAGGGTATGGGACAAACTTCTGTATATTAAAGCTTGGTTAGCCTCTCACCGGGCATCGCCGTAGCTGCCCGTCACCAGGTTCCCCACATCGTTGTGCTGTATATTGCGCTTGATAAGCTCCACGGCGCTGGCGGAGAAGTCATTAGCAACGACGCTGTGTAGGCCGGGCACTTCACGGGCAAAGCGAATGGAGCGCAGGCCAGACGCAGCCAGACCCTCTAAGATACGCAACCCATCCTAtgcaggatagatagatagaaatacgCGGATACATTAGGGGAAGGGTACAGGGTGGCATAATTAGTACAAAGGGGGGCAATAAGGCCTGAGGGCACTCGTTTGGGGATGAGGCTCAAGAGAGAAGAAATAGAGACAGGAGGTTAAGCCCCTCCTCCCCAGCCTGTCAGTATCCCATTCTATTCCATATGATCTCTTACTTGTTAGGGTTCAActtgacatttattttatattttaaactgtGTGATTTGGGCTCTCCCTAAGGAGAGGGGGAACGAAAAAGGCCAATGGACTGAAGGCATTGATCCAACAGGGTTGAAGAAATTTCTAGTGGGATTGGGGGTAAGTGTGAGGGGATGCCCAGCTGGGAGACACACACAATCTGGGTTTTCTTACTTACAGGGCAGGGCTCCCCTACATGCGCAGTGGGTCGGTCTGGGGGGGTGGAGTTATTCTCTGGACTAGAGGTCACTTTGTCTTCTCCCGTCTCCGACAGGTTCACCACCAGCTTCTGCTCCACCCTCTCACCGGGCACCACAACTGTAGGAGAGAAGAATGTGAGTGTTTATTGGTCGGCGTGGTACAAACCCAGCCGTTAGGTTGGCCGGGCAGCCTGAAGGTGACAGTTTTATACAGAGAGGGGGGAGCAACACTCACTGTCAGTCCCTTTCTGCTGGAGATGCAGGCGAGAAAATTCTGTGATTACCGCGCATCTAAAGGGGAACAGAGCAGCCATTAGGATAATCATTCACTGGAATACAAACATAGGTTTATTTCCCCTTCATTCCATGTTGTGTATTTGTATCCTTCATATATAGAATTCTCTGATCCtgatggttccctctccctgaaTTGTatctgtccctctgtatattagagtgtaagctctgcagggcaggattcccttctcccaatggttccctctccctgtattgtatctgtgtccctctgtatattagagtgtaagctctgcagggcaggattcccttctcccaatggttccctctccctgtattgtatctgtgtccctctgtatattagagtgtaagctctgcagggcaggattcccttctcccaatggttccctctccctgtattgtatctgtgtccctctgtatattagagtgtaagctttgCAGGGCAGggttcccttctcccaatggttccctctccctgtattgtatctgtgtccctctgtatattagagtgtaagctctgcagggcaggattcccttctcccaatggttccctctccctgtattgtatctgtgtccctctgtatattagagtgtaagctctgcaggacaggattcccttctcccaatggttccctctccctgtattgtatctgtgcccctctgtatattagagtgtaagctctgcagggcaggattcccttctcccaatggttccctctccctgtagtgtatctgtgcccctctgtatattagagtgtaagctctgcagggcaggattcccttctcccaatggttccctctccctgtattgtatctgtgtccctctgtatattagagtgtaagctctgcagggcaggattcccttctcccaatggttccctctccctgtattgtatctgtgtccctctgtatattagagtgtaagctctgcagggcaggattcccttctcccaatggtcccctctccctgtattgtatctgtgtccctctgtatattagagtgtaagctctgcagggcaggattcccttctcccaatggttccctctccctgtattgtatctgtgtccttctgtatattagagtgtaagctctgtgggacaggatTCCCCAGAACCCATGCCCATTCCTACCCCTGTACTGTACAAGCCCCAGTGCTGTACTCACGTCAGGTCTCTGTTAAACTCCTGCACAGGATTATAGAAGACTTGGTTGGCGCTGGGGAAGATCACACTGGCTTTTCCCTCGTGTATAAAGGTTTCTCCGGAACTCTCCATACTGTATGAACAAGAGGCTTTGCCCAAGGCCTGGAGTTTTGTTCTGAAGAAGGGAAAACTGTGAGAGGGCAGAGCTGACAGCCTAACAATGGCCGCCCAGGAGCGCATCTGAGGAATGAGCCCTAAGCAGAGAAAGGACAAAATCAGCATCAGAAAGTATCTCTCTATCAGGCTACTGCCCTGCAGTGAATAAGCACAGGAGGTCTAACAAGGCATCATGGGAAATGAGAATCATCTAAAGCCTGTCCTACACTGTGTCCAATCATCTATGCCCTGTCAGAAAGCTGCTGTATGATTACTGGGGTTCAGCAGGGGTGACAATAGGGTTCCTCCCCCTCAGTGCAGTTAAGTGGTGGTAACCTTGGTgtttacttttaatatgatgatacaatttgcaattggtcttcatttttattacttgtagttttttttttaatgatttcaccttttgtttagcaactctccagttttgaatttcagcagctatctggttgctagggtccaaattactttagcaaccagagagcggttataacgagagactggaatataaataggagagaacctgaacacaaaaataataaaaagtaacaataacaataaaactggagcctcacagagcaatcgttttttggctgccggggtcagtgacccccatttgaaagctggaaaaagttagaagaggaaggaaaataatgaaaaaactataaataaagacaaataataaagacaaataggaaagttgcttggactaggccattctataacataataaaagttaatataaaggtgaacccacccctttCATATAAAAACTAATTCTGTGGGCAAACCTAAACGTTGCTATGGGTCAGAGCATTTTGCAGTATCAGTAAGTGACAAGCAAACAGGCTATTCCCCACAAAGCCCATACTCAGGCCTGGGGCAACCCTCCCCCTGTATAATAAACCCAACTAAAGTGCCACAGCAACCCCCTCTCcaatactttattattatatatgcagTAGCCCACCCTTCCCACCATTACAGTGTATCTGCCAAACATTTAATACCATCCAGCCTGCCTAAAACCAACCTGCCCGgcttttgctgaactacaagtcccagaaggCAACAGAATCCGCTTTTTAGCTGTAGTTGCAAACACTTTGCCCGACCCTCCTCACTGACCCAAAGTCACTCTCTAActcataccccgcagcgctgcaCTGTAGGAACCCGACCCAAGAACGCTTCTCACCCGTATATACACTGCGGGTCTCTCCTTAGCCAAGCATGATCATaagggcgccgccatcttgtggGTGGGCTCGTCACATGCACAGAGCAAACCAATCAGAGGAGCCGCAGAGCCAGACACATAACTGCGCTTGCGGAAGTGCTGCGGTGTGGGATGCGCTCTGTATAAACGTTGGGCGCTTAATTAATACCGCATTTTATCAAATAGGGCAAGCACTTTCCCATTAATAAAGGCTATCTAATGACAGCCATGTGCAGGAAGGCACAGGAATCAGTATAAGCACTggcctatacacatatataatagcGTTTTATATGAATAATCTTTCACTGAGCGTTTCCCAGCGCTTGAGGGCGCTCTGCCATGAGGTAAATGCAAGAGACTGATGcaactgaaataaaaaaggaGTGAGAGGTGCCACAAGGTGCTGgggttgccccctggctggtatACTGATGCTTGATCCTAATGTTATTAACAGGGCAGAGAGGGCAAATACATGTATAggatgtatataaatgtataggaATGCTGGTATTCTGGCAGCACCGCAGCTGAAGTAACCAGGGATGGCAGaaaaagcctctcctggtaatGTGAGCCAAAATTCAGGTTTTTAAATCAGAATCTGAGCTCTCTAATGGAGAGTGCACTATTGTGCTTTCTGCGCTAGTGATGCAGCCACCTCTGACATGAAaatcctaaggctgatgccacacgaggcgtagggctgatattttcggcaagtggaaagacgcttggcgaaaatacagccctatgcctgctacttgtgcctgcacctgaatgaatgagatacgctcaggtgcaggcacatgtagccgatatacgcatgaaaatgcaagATAATGTAAagtcgcgttttcatgcgtatatcggctacatgtgcctgtacccgagcgtatcccattcattctggtgcaggcacatgtagggagGCCACCAGGCTTGTAGGTTACCGGTCCGGCCAGTAATAGTGACACTTAATGCCAGTGTTATTATACACATATGGGAAAATATACCTCTACAttacttcccaatatacatttgtGACTCGTACCCATTGGTtgtaaagttatgtgtaaatgtaattgctattgaaagcagccaCTGGCTCTCTACTGTatatttactgcactgctgtttctgactccTACAACATTGTAGCAGAAGCCTGACTAAAGCCGACTAATAGTATCTGAAGAGCGCACTTCTGCTGCATTTTCCCGTGTCAGACCCGAAAACAGAAAGGGAGCATGAAGAATGTATAttgggaattatatatatatatatatatatatatatatatatatatatatatatataagaattatATTTTGCAGGAATTTCAACAGTTTATGAATTCAGCACAAGTCACTGGTCAGGGTTACTGAGGTCTCCATTTGTGcgtaatacatatatttaattataattattaatttaaGTTCAGCATTCAGGTCTGCATCCAGTCTGCACCTAGACTTTAAaggctggttcacctttaataaGTAATAGAATGCTCTATTCtttgcagctttgcaattggtcttcattattcattctttatagtttttacctttgaaataggggtcactgaccctggcaaccagaaaattattgctccgcgaggctacaattttgtattacttatcttcctattgaGTTCCTCTTCTATGCTTCCAGTCTCTTaagcaaaccactgcctggtcactagggaaaacaagaccctagcaaccagatagctacttaaataccaaactggaaaagctgctcaacaaaaagctaaatatccaAAAAACACCATAACAAAagtataatgaagaccaattgcaaattgtctcaggatatcgcTGTCTATAAATACCGTGAGCTTTTCCTTTTACTTAAACAGCCATTGAGACTGGAGGAAAGGAGATTATATCATCAGCGCCACAAGGATTTCTTTACTGATACTCCGGGTCACTGGAGTAACTATGGGTAACTGGGGTAACTATGGGTAAATATTATATTGCTGTGGGTTTCCCTTGCCTTCTGCTGCATCCATTTCTAGAATGTCTCTGAAAGGCAGGACTTGATGcatttgtctgtgtgttttatcAGCTTAACTTtctttaagggtaaagacacacagagctacttagtagcagctacatgtcacagctactaaatgccagaaaataccctgccatagacaatactgagaattacctctgttAAAACACAGGTAGActaaattatcagtaaatgatcaacattgtctatttctgtagccgtgacaagtagctgctactagtagctctgtgtgtcttcaccctaaaagctgCCTGCCCCAATCCAGTATTCCTGTACAATGGATAAATACTGCCCAgccatttgtatgtatatttgtatatttttatttataaagcgctacttatgtacgcagcgctgtacagtagctATGTACCAATGACCTATATATCCTATTATGCTCGGTGGTGCTGAAATGCCATAAAAGTGAAGCCTCGCCATCACCGGTGTAAATAAGGCCACTGACTCACTGTGATGAACATGTAAAGCCTCTGTCCCTGCCTGGCGTCAGTGTGAGTAACAGTAACCACAGAGGCTGGCTGCCCGGCTGGGGAGGTGCATTTCCTCATTTATGGATTCAGCTTGTAAATTGCCCTGTGGCACTAACAGCAAATACTATTACTCCTGCCTCTCCTCTTCACTAACGTGTTACATTTACACAGGCAGCACCTACTatcattacagtagggggtacattatcccttataatacatgagtgatactcacagttccctgtataactcagcctgcagccttgtgcctttatatgggcacagaacccctcagtgactgctaatatccttatcatttacagtagggggtacattatcccttataatacatgagtgatactcacagttccctgtataactcagcctgcagccttgtgcctttatatgggcacagaacccctcagtgactgctaatatccttatcatttacagtagggggtacattatcccttataatacatgagtgatactcagggttccctgtataactcagcctgcagccttgtgcctttatatgggcacagaacccctcagtgactgctaatatccttatcatttacagtagggggtacattatcccttataatacatgagtgatactcagagttccctgtataactcagcctgcagccttgtgcctttatatgggcacagaacccctcagtgactgctaatatccttatcatttacagtagggggtacattatcccttataatacacgagtgatactcagagttccctgtataactcagcctgcagccttgtgcctttatatgggcacagaacccctcagtgactgctaatatccttatcatttacagtagggggtacattatcccttataatacaagagtgatactcagagttccctgtataactcagcctgcagccttgtgcctttatatgggcacagaacccctcagtgactgctaatatccttatcatttacagtagggggtacattatcccttataatacatgagtgatactcagagttccctgtataactcagcctgcagccttgtgcctttatatggggggcacagaacccctcagtgactgctaatatccttatcatttacagtagggggtacattatcccttataatacatgagtgatactcagagttccctgtataactcagcctgcagccttgtgcctttatatggggggcacagaacccctcagtgactgctaatatccttatcatttacagtagagggtacattatcccttataatacatgagtgatactcagagttccctgtataactcagcctgtagccttgtgcctttatatgggcacagaacccctcagtgactgctaatatccttatcatttacagtaggaggtacactGTACAGTGAAAGAGTTAAAGTTAATGTCTTTTTGCAATGCAATGTGtaattacaaatgaaaaacaTACAGAAGGGGACAACAGATTTGGACGATATGTGTTGGGACACAATAACTGCAAGAttgctaaaaatgtatatttgcattCTTATGGTTGAGCATTTTCCTTTAGATTATGGTAAAATAAAGCATTTGGAATTTTCTGTTCCCTAATTAtaagaataaaacaaataatttgtGCTTACTCTTAGCTTGCCCCAGTTCCATCATATGTCCTGTAGATGAAGAGTTTCATAAAACAAAATAGTGCTGAATATAGGGGGGTTCTGGATGATATTAATTAAGAAACCCTAAAATATTGTTAATTTTCATGACTTATTTTTGTCTTCAGGCCTCTCCTGTTTATCTTTCGGTGTCTAATAGAAACCacttgctggttgctagggtgaatttAACCGTAGCAGCTAGTCAGCTGCcaatattccaaactggagatctgctcaacacaaaggttaaaaaaagtataaacaaaAACACTGCATCGCAGtaaagttatttaaaggtgaacaccccttCTGGGTgggcatttaacccttccaataTTTGTACCTTTCtttcatattaataacattgctgTCAGGCAACATTTGcactagccaggtggcaaccctacaaaaAGGAGACATAGAGCATAactaacaacccccccccccccccaatcttatAGACAATAAGgaatactatatggtgctggttttctCTCGGATACTAATTAACATTATCTTTAAGAATATTTCCTTTATTGGAGCACCTACCTAATTTGCTATGGTCCCTGTCCCTGTTTTAAATgaggagtgggcgtgtcctaatggtccctgcagatgcacagtaggagggggatagccaatcacagccctgcagttacaccagcttcagttccctatcaggtcagccttcctgctgattggttcttacaGCGCAATGTGCGGAGTactgctggcccccctgcataccccccaactgtcccgcttttcgcgggacagtcccggtttttacagcgcatcctgctgtcccggattgttcaatgaatgtcccgcatcacggaaatgcagaacattcattaaactatccaggccagcgggacgcgctggcaacagcggagcgctccggctcattcttcttgggctcctgctccttattcggctcctcatacagcggcgacaggcccttttataaggttgcgcctgtgggtgtgacgtcacacgtacgcacgggcgcaaccttataaaaggacctgtcgccgccttacgaggagccgagtaaggagcaggagcccaagaagtcaaTGGGCGCCGcaatgggggccgctatgtatgaggtactcactatgggggcaattgggggggtactgtgtatggggggcactgtgtatgggggggctctgtgtatgggggggctctgtgtaaggagggctactgtgtatggggggacactgtgtaaggagggctactgtgtatggggggacactgtgtaaggagggctactgtgtatgggggggaattgtgtatgaagggctactgtgtatggggggcactgtgtatggggggcactgtatggagggctactgtgtattgggggcactgtgtaaggagggctactgtgtatggggggctactgtgtatggggggctactgtgtatggggggctactgtgtattgggggcactgtgtattgggggcactgtgtattgggggcactgtgtaaggagggctactgtgtatggggggaactgtgtatgggggaaactgtgtaaggagggctactgtgtaaggagggctactgtgtaaggagggctactgtgtatgggggcactgtgtatggagggtactttctatggggtgctgtctattgggtcatcgtgggcactattttaaaaatggggtgtggcaattggggcgtggccacaaagtggacGCGGCAAgtctttttatccctcttttcatttttaaaatgttgggaggtatgcccctGCCCTGCCTTGGAAAAGCTTGAGAaagggcccgaaacgttgcttttttGTATGTACTAGGGCAAATAAACccattttttcatggtttacaATGTCAGTGTGcgactggatttttttgctattGCAGCCTTGGAAAAGAGAAAGTACGAAGTGGAACAAATGGGCGGGACTAGGACAGTTTTTGGAGAAACTGTAAATAAATCAGACTAAGAATAAACGGTTTAAGCAAATTCCTTCCATATATTGGGTATAAAGCACTGGCACATGGGTTTTTACACACTAAAACTGTGTATCAGTTAGTTCTAAATGTATAGACTATTTATCATAATAGATATATAAGATTTTCTTCATGGTAAGAATAAGCCATGGATTCCTTCCCTGATGCTCCGCAATACACTTCCTGCCTGGAGCGATGATTCTCCCATCTCCATTCCTCTTTTTGTGGTGTCTGGATCGGTTTCTCAGCGCTCGATTGCTCCCGTCTTTGTTTGCATCCTCGTCCGCTCCCTGCGTGCTCTCTTTCTTTCTGTCTGGGTCTCGAATTCTCGGCGATCAGTTCTTCTCCCCTGAGTGTCTGCTCCGTGTTTCGAGGATGGCTTGATGCTGCCTGGCTATCTCTTCCCACTGTCTACTCCGTTTCTCGGCGATCCTTGAGTCTCCCCTGGGGATGCAGTCTGTTCCTTTTCCCCGATACTTTGGCTCTCCCCGCAGCTTGGCTCGTCTCTCTGGGGCCGCTTCACCGACTCGCTCGTTCCAGCCGCGGCTTTTACCGGCGCTTTTTTGCCCCACTCTGCCGCATCTCCCTCACAAGCCTGGGCGCTGGGAGTACTGCTACCTGCCTACGCACCCGGCGTACCTATTACGCTAGCCCGCCCGCTCAGCCCGATAGGCTTTCCCTCAGCCGGTTCCGTTGCTAGGCACCCGGCGCCGCTCTATTTAATGACCCTATTTGTTTATCCCGCTAGCTTTATTTCTCTATCGCTCGTCTCACCCCCGCCCCCATAGTCTGGCTCGTTGCTGCGGCGCTCCGCTACCTGCGCTGCCCACATCCCCCCATAGTCTGGCTCCTCGGACTCGACGCTCGATTGAGGCGCCTGCCTATCTCCCCCTACTGTCTGGCTCGGAACTCTCGGCAGTCGCTCTCTCACCCCTTCGCGGCTGGGTAACATCGGCGCTCGATAGCTCTCCCCTACTTGGCGATGAATGGCCGCTGTTGGTCCCGGAGCCGCTGAGACCCGAGGACCGGAAACGGAAGCGGTCACCGGGGGGAGCGGACCGTGGTGAGAGCAGGAGGGGTACGTATCTTCCTTATGTCTCTTTATGGAGCGAAATCGTTAGAAAAAGGAGGTGTTTGTAGCCGCCATATTGGCCCCACACTGATGTATACACACTTGTTAAAGGGGCTTCAACTTTTGTCTACTCAcctgttttttgggggggactataactcccagcatcccctgccggCCCCTGCTTATTTGTTCTGTGGGGGCTGATTTAGCCACTTGTTTGAGACTTTTAGttagtttttttttgctttgtctttATGAGTGGAAAGTTGGAAAGTTTCACCTGATGGGGGTAGGGCTGTAAAGCTGGGGGCCCTCCGGCTGGGTGGGGCCCTCTATGGGGTTGGGATGATCCGCACACTACTAAGGGCTCCCATATATGTCTGGGTGTGATTTCATTGGTTAAATATAATGGGGGGTTGGGGGGAGTGATAACCAATCAGGATAGAGTAGCTTTGTCTGTGTTGCTTCTGGGCAGGGGCAGCTTGCAGTTGGTCAGATTATTTCTCTGgtttcttttttgttctgttgCAATTTTTATGGTTATCAGGTTGCTAAGGTCTAacttcccatagcaaccaggcagcagtttaaaagtCAGAGCAAGGTGAATGGCAGAGAGTTTCTCTACATACATTAATTTAGCCATGCagctggttgccagggtcagtgaccttaACAACCAGATAGCGTTTTAAAAACAAGTTGAATAAAGGCAGAACAGGAATTCAGGTAATAAAAGGCCTGACTGTAACAAACTATAAATTACATCTCAACTGCCTCTTTAATGCGACAAGACACCATTTGGGGCCAAACAGATAATGTACATGTTGTCGGCAGTCGGAATTGGGTGTTTGTACAAATCTGCAAAGTGTGTGCGGCCCCTCATATCGACCGGCTGTGGCTCCCACTCAGGAACATTGCACCCCTGCCCGTAGCTTTAGCTCAGTGGGATGATTTTCTGTGATTTGGGGCCCAACCTGGGGGAGGAGCCGAGGGGAATGCATGGTGGGAGTGTTTGCTTTGCTATAAACACTCT contains:
- the trmt1 gene encoding tRNA (guanine(26)-N(2))-dimethyltransferase gives rise to the protein MRSWAAIVRLSALPSHSFPFFRTKLQALGKASCSYSMESSGETFIHEGKASVIFPSANQVFYNPVQEFNRDLTCAVITEFSRLHLQQKGTDIVVPGERVEQKLVVNLSETGEDKVTSSPENNSTPPDRPTAHVGEPCPDGLRILEGLAASGLRSIRFAREVPGLHSVVANDFSASAVELIKRNIQHNDVGNLVTGSYGDARMVMYNRTGAKDRFDVIDLDPYGSPSMFLDAAVQSVSEGGLLCITCTDMAVLAGNNGETCYSKYGAMSIKSKFCHEMALRILLHSLDLRANCYQRYIVPLLCISVDFYIRVFVRVFTGQAKVKMCASKQALLYNCVGCGTYHLQRLGKATTHGNNMKYSPATGPPVTASCEFCHQRHQLGGPIWAESLHDKDFVERILSALERNPKRFKTSERIQGVLSMVTEELSDVPLYYTLDNLSSVIRCNTPSLLQFRSALLHAGYRVSLSHACKNALKTDAPPSVIWDIMRCWEKQNPVKRERLSETCPAFHILSKEPKIEGSFEIREDANPKSRKMGLKRFQENPEANWGPKARAKAGGGIATTLEDKRKQHQNKRKNAPSADESHLKSFPCKKLKEGSCELGDSCRYSHNPSEVTQGESPAPLEGTPS